From the Paenibacillus segetis genome, one window contains:
- a CDS encoding DUF2508 family protein translates to MGRWRDWFTNKPDSLQAESDFEYKRYLYEEVNKAREEWERAYQAFQRAAESDEVDVAIYTLEAAERRYQIQLKAAKAANLNWDIFKQG, encoded by the coding sequence ATGGGCAGATGGAGGGATTGGTTTACTAATAAACCAGACAGTTTGCAGGCTGAAAGTGATTTTGAATATAAGAGATATCTATATGAAGAAGTCAACAAAGCAAGAGAAGAGTGGGAACGGGCCTATCAGGCATTTCAAAGAGCGGCGGAGAGTGATGAGGTCGATGTAGCTATTTATACGCTAGAAGCAGCCGAAAGAAGATATCAAATCCAGCTTAAGGCAGCTAAAGCGGCGAATTTGAATTGGGACATCTTCAAACAAGGTTAG
- a CDS encoding YbaB/EbfC family nucleoid-associated protein has protein sequence MNNMNQMMKQVKKMQEQMLKAQEELGDKVIEGSSGGGVVTVQVNGHKKVISLNIKPEAVDPEDVEMLQDLVLTAVNDALSKAEELANQDMGKFTGGMKIPGLF, from the coding sequence ATGAACAATATGAATCAAATGATGAAGCAAGTAAAGAAAATGCAAGAGCAAATGTTGAAGGCCCAAGAGGAGCTCGGAGACAAAGTAATCGAAGGTAGTTCCGGTGGCGGCGTAGTTACTGTACAAGTAAACGGTCACAAAAAGGTAATTTCCCTAAACATCAAACCTGAAGCCGTTGATCCAGAAGATGTTGAAATGCTACAGGATTTGGTTCTTACAGCCGTTAATGACGCGCTATCCAAAGCTGAAGAACTAGCTAACCAAGATATGGGTAAATTTACAGGCGGAATGAAGATTCCAGGTCTGTTCTAA
- the recR gene encoding recombination mediator RecR, whose product MYYPEPIAKLIDAFTHLPGIGPKTAARLAFHVLRMKDDDVIDFAKALVSVKRNLHYCSVCCNITDCDPCRICQDKTRDASVICVVQDSKDLVAMERTKEFNGYYHVLQGAISPMEGLGPDDIRLKELLNRLSDERVKELIMATNPNIEGEATAMYISRLVRPFNISVTRIAHGLPVGGDLEYADEVTLSKALEGRRELH is encoded by the coding sequence TTGTATTATCCAGAACCGATCGCGAAGCTGATCGACGCATTTACCCATTTGCCAGGAATCGGACCGAAGACGGCCGCGAGGTTGGCTTTTCACGTACTGCGCATGAAAGATGATGACGTTATCGATTTCGCTAAAGCCTTGGTCAGTGTGAAGCGTAATCTTCATTACTGTTCCGTTTGCTGCAATATTACCGATTGTGATCCTTGCCGGATTTGTCAGGACAAAACGCGGGATGCATCTGTGATTTGCGTGGTTCAAGACTCCAAGGATCTGGTTGCCATGGAACGGACAAAGGAATTTAACGGTTATTATCACGTGCTGCAGGGGGCGATCTCTCCTATGGAGGGGCTCGGCCCGGACGATATCCGATTGAAAGAATTACTCAATCGTTTGAGCGATGAACGGGTGAAGGAATTGATCATGGCCACCAATCCCAATATTGAGGGAGAGGCAACTGCGATGTATATTTCTCGCCTAGTCAGACCGTTTAATATAAGTGTTACACGGATTGCTCATGGACTGCCTGTCGGTGGTGACTTGGAGTATGCGGATGAAGTAACCCTGTCCAAGGCATTAGAAGGCCGACGCGAATTACATTAA